From one Streptomyces sp. CA-210063 genomic stretch:
- the nuoK gene encoding NADH-quinone oxidoreductase subunit NuoK, which yields MNPVNYLYLAALLFTIGATGVLIRRNAIVVFMCVELMLNACNLALVAFSRMHGNLDGQIIAFFTMVVAAAEVVVGLAIIVSLFRSRHSASVDDASLMKL from the coding sequence GTGAATCCCGTCAACTACCTGTATCTCGCCGCACTGTTGTTCACGATCGGCGCCACCGGCGTCCTGATCAGGCGGAACGCGATCGTGGTGTTCATGTGCGTCGAGCTGATGCTCAACGCCTGCAACCTCGCCCTGGTCGCCTTCTCCCGGATGCACGGCAATCTCGACGGCCAGATCATCGCCTTCTTCACGATGGTCGTCGCCGCCGCGGAGGTCGTGGTCGGACTCGCGATCATCGTGTCGCTGTTCCGGTCCCGCCACTCGGCCTCGGTCGACGACGCCAGCCTGATGAAGCTGTAA
- the nuoH gene encoding NADH-quinone oxidoreductase subunit NuoH produces MSLYLAAEDLSMFGRDPWWLVVVKAVFCFAFLMITVLFSIVWERKVVAWMQLRIGPNRHGPWGMLQSLADGIKLMLKEDVIVKRADKVVYVLAPIVAAVPAFMAIAVIPFGPAGNEISIFGQRTTMQLTDLPIAMLYILAVASVGIYGIVLAGWSSGSTYPLLGGLRSAAQMISYEIAMGAAFASVFLYSGSMSTSAIVEAQQDRWYIVLLPVSFVIYIVTMVGETNRAPFDMPESEGDLVGGFNTEYSSIKFAMFMLAEYVNMVTVSAVSVTLFLGGWRAPWPVSTFWEGANHGWWPMLWFVVKVQLLLFFFIWLRGTLPRVRYDQLMKLGWKVLLPVSVVWLMLVATVRTLRNENYDFAEIALYVAGAVIVLFLLSVVADMFRDRREAQDQPAEPAAFDPMAGGFPVPPLPGQTLPPVPRRRPRRERELIVSGGSDTDSDGSSNGKEASDG; encoded by the coding sequence ATGAGCTTGTACCTCGCCGCTGAAGACCTCTCGATGTTCGGCCGCGACCCCTGGTGGCTGGTCGTCGTCAAGGCGGTGTTCTGCTTCGCCTTCCTGATGATCACCGTGCTGTTCTCCATCGTGTGGGAACGCAAGGTCGTGGCCTGGATGCAGCTGCGCATCGGCCCCAACCGGCACGGCCCCTGGGGCATGCTCCAGTCGCTCGCCGACGGCATCAAGCTGATGCTCAAGGAAGACGTCATCGTCAAACGCGCGGACAAGGTCGTCTACGTCCTCGCGCCGATCGTCGCGGCCGTCCCGGCCTTCATGGCGATCGCGGTGATCCCCTTCGGCCCGGCCGGCAACGAGATCTCGATCTTCGGCCAGCGCACCACGATGCAGCTCACCGACCTGCCGATCGCGATGCTCTACATCCTCGCGGTCGCCTCCGTCGGCATCTACGGCATCGTGCTGGCGGGTTGGAGTTCCGGATCCACCTACCCGCTGCTCGGCGGCCTCCGCTCCGCAGCGCAGATGATCTCCTACGAGATCGCGATGGGCGCCGCGTTCGCCTCGGTCTTCCTCTACTCGGGGTCGATGTCGACCTCGGCGATCGTGGAGGCGCAGCAGGACCGCTGGTACATCGTGCTGCTGCCGGTCTCGTTCGTGATCTACATCGTGACCATGGTCGGCGAGACCAACCGCGCCCCCTTCGACATGCCGGAGTCCGAGGGCGACCTGGTCGGCGGCTTCAACACCGAGTACTCGTCGATCAAGTTCGCGATGTTCATGCTCGCCGAGTACGTCAACATGGTGACCGTCTCGGCCGTGTCGGTGACGCTGTTCCTCGGAGGCTGGCGGGCTCCCTGGCCCGTCAGCACCTTCTGGGAGGGCGCCAACCACGGCTGGTGGCCGATGCTCTGGTTCGTGGTGAAGGTGCAGCTGCTGCTGTTCTTCTTCATCTGGCTGCGCGGCACACTCCCGCGCGTCCGCTACGACCAGCTGATGAAGCTCGGCTGGAAGGTCCTCCTCCCGGTCTCCGTGGTCTGGCTGATGCTCGTCGCGACGGTACGGACCCTCCGGAACGAGAACTACGACTTCGCCGAGATCGCGCTGTACGTGGCCGGCGCCGTCATCGTGCTGTTCCTCCTGTCGGTCGTCGCGGACATGTTCCGCGACCGGCGCGAGGCACAGGACCAGCCCGCCGAACCGGCCGCCTTCGACCCGATGGCCGGCGGATTCCCGGTACCGCCCCTGCCCGGACAGACCCTCCCGCCGGTGCCGCGCAGGCGTCCGCGACGGGAGCGGGAGCTGATTGTCAGTGGTGGGTCCGATACTGACAGTGACGGATCTTCGAATGGGAAGGAGGCGTCCGATGGCTGA
- a CDS encoding NADH-quinone oxidoreductase subunit J: protein MTQQLAAAATLSAGTSTGEAFQFWVLGTIAVIGALCTVFMKRAVHSALCLAGTMIILAVFYLANGAYFLGVVQIVVYTGAIMMLFLFVVMLVGVTAADSLKETIKGQRWLALLCGLGFGILLTAGIGNAALTEFNGLGQANAGGNVEGLAALIFTDYVFAFELTGALLITAAVGAMVLTHRERTERAKTQRELAEERVREGKHLPPLPAPGVYARHNAVDIAGLLPDGTPSDLTVSKTLRDRGQIRDVSTEALNDLKALEQRAEDRLERSNSGRSGKSGEASK from the coding sequence ATGACGCAGCAACTCGCCGCCGCAGCCACTCTTTCCGCCGGCACCTCCACCGGTGAGGCCTTCCAGTTCTGGGTGCTCGGCACGATCGCCGTGATCGGCGCCCTGTGCACCGTCTTCATGAAGAGGGCCGTGCACAGCGCGCTCTGCCTCGCCGGCACCATGATCATCCTGGCCGTGTTCTACCTGGCCAACGGTGCCTACTTCCTGGGCGTCGTGCAGATCGTCGTCTACACCGGCGCGATCATGATGCTGTTCCTGTTCGTGGTGATGCTCGTCGGCGTCACCGCGGCGGACTCCCTGAAGGAGACCATCAAGGGCCAGCGCTGGCTGGCCCTGCTGTGTGGCCTCGGCTTCGGCATCCTGCTGACCGCCGGCATCGGCAACGCGGCCCTGACGGAGTTCAACGGCCTCGGCCAGGCCAACGCGGGCGGCAATGTGGAGGGCCTCGCGGCCCTGATCTTCACCGACTACGTGTTCGCCTTCGAGCTCACCGGCGCCCTGCTGATCACGGCCGCCGTCGGCGCCATGGTCCTCACCCACCGCGAGCGCACCGAGCGCGCCAAGACCCAGCGGGAGCTGGCCGAAGAGCGCGTACGCGAGGGCAAGCACCTCCCGCCGCTGCCGGCCCCCGGCGTGTACGCCCGGCACAACGCGGTCGACATCGCGGGCCTGCTGCCCGACGGCACCCCGTCCGACCTGACCGTCAGCAAGACACTGCGCGACCGGGGCCAGATCCGCGACGTGTCGACCGAGGCGCTCAACGACCTCAAGGCACTGGAACAGCGCGCCGAGGACCGCCTGGAGCGCTCGAACAGCGGACGCAGCGGGAAGAGCGGGGAGGCATCGAAGTGA
- the nuoI gene encoding NADH-quinone oxidoreductase subunit NuoI translates to MAEEPKETKPGFQNPVAGFGVTFKAMFKKRLTEQYPEQQKTTAPRFHGRHQLNRHPDGLEKCVGCELCAWACPADAIYVEGADNTDEERYSPGERYGRVYQINYARCILCGLCIEACPTRALTMTNEFELADSSRANLIYTKEQLLAGLEEGMVDTPHSIFPGTDEQDYYRGLVTEAAPGTERQVALSKGEVPQEAASTFGEDEPASEKVIRR, encoded by the coding sequence ATGGCTGAGGAGCCGAAGGAGACCAAGCCGGGTTTCCAGAACCCCGTCGCCGGCTTTGGCGTGACCTTCAAGGCCATGTTCAAGAAGCGGCTGACCGAGCAGTATCCGGAGCAGCAGAAGACCACGGCCCCGCGGTTCCACGGTCGGCACCAGCTCAACCGCCATCCGGACGGCCTGGAGAAGTGCGTCGGCTGCGAGCTGTGCGCCTGGGCCTGTCCCGCCGACGCCATCTATGTGGAGGGCGCCGACAACACGGACGAGGAGCGCTACTCCCCGGGCGAGCGGTACGGCCGCGTCTACCAGATCAACTACGCCCGCTGCATCCTGTGCGGCCTGTGCATCGAGGCATGCCCCACGCGCGCGTTGACGATGACCAACGAGTTCGAGCTGGCCGACTCCAGCCGCGCCAACCTCATCTACACCAAGGAGCAGCTGCTCGCCGGTCTCGAGGAGGGCATGGTCGACACACCCCACTCGATCTTCCCGGGCACGGACGAGCAGGACTACTACCGGGGGCTGGTCACCGAGGCCGCGCCCGGTACGGAGCGCCAGGTGGCCCTCTCCAAGGGCGAGGTGCCCCAGGAGGCCGCCTCCACCTTCGGTGAGGACGAGCCGGCGTCGGAGAAGGTGATCCGCCGATGA